The following are encoded in a window of Blastocatellia bacterium genomic DNA:
- a CDS encoding transposase, whose translation MRSCNQQRSASTSPKRVDQAAIDHWLCSAPPTRRGRPLKYADAAIRCCLLLRQVFHLPLRQTQGLASSL comes from the coding sequence GTGCGCTCATGCAATCAGCAACGCTCGGCATCGACATCGCCAAAGCGAGTTGACCAAGCCGCTATTGATCACTGGCTTTGCTCCGCGCCTCCCACTCGTCGCGGTAGACCACTGAAGTACGCCGATGCCGCCATCCGCTGTTGTCTGCTCCTGCGCCAAGTCTTTCATCTCCCTCTGCGCCAGACGCAAGGCCTTGCTTCCTCCCT